One Clostridium sp. CM027 genomic window carries:
- a CDS encoding YitT family protein, translated as MRTETKNENVLNYIYIIIGTTILAAGINMFLAKFKLVTGGVAGIAIVIQYIAEKHYGIGVPLWFTNIVINIPLLIIARKLKGKKFVGKSLFAAAYLSFALFYTSFIPMPQVDILLVSIFGGVFVGIGLGFVLRASASTGGTDLAANIIKVYLKNMPIAKIILAIDSIIILTGAFVFGVQKAMYALISTYIVSKVIDGILEGINYSKAVFIISNNSKEIAEILMKDLKRGVTGINATGMYTNGPKQVLYIVVGKNEIVPLQKMVKLIDANAFITVADVREVSGEGFTK; from the coding sequence ATGAGAACAGAAACTAAAAATGAGAACGTTTTAAATTATATTTACATTATTATCGGGACTACAATACTCGCAGCAGGCATAAATATGTTTTTGGCAAAATTTAAATTAGTAACAGGTGGAGTAGCAGGTATTGCCATTGTTATTCAATATATTGCAGAAAAGCATTACGGAATAGGAGTGCCTCTATGGTTTACTAATATTGTGATAAATATACCATTGCTTATCATTGCTAGAAAACTTAAGGGGAAAAAATTTGTGGGTAAATCCTTGTTTGCTGCGGCATATCTATCTTTCGCGTTGTTTTATACAAGCTTTATACCGATGCCACAGGTCGATATTTTGTTGGTTAGTATATTTGGTGGAGTATTTGTTGGTATAGGCTTAGGGTTTGTATTAAGAGCATCCGCTAGTACTGGAGGAACTGATTTAGCTGCAAACATCATAAAGGTTTATTTAAAAAATATGCCAATAGCTAAAATTATATTAGCTATTGATTCGATTATAATACTAACAGGTGCTTTTGTATTTGGTGTTCAAAAAGCTATGTATGCACTAATATCTACTTATATAGTTAGTAAGGTTATAGATGGTATACTTGAAGGAATAAATTATTCTAAAGCGGTATTTATTATTTCAAATAATTCTAAGGAAATAGCGGAAATATTAATGAAGGATTTAAAGAGAGGTGTAACAGGAATAAATGCTACTGGAATGTATACAAATGGACCCAAACAGGTGCTATATATAGTAGTTGGTAAAAATGAAATAGTACCTCTTCAAAAAATGGTTAAATTAATTGATGCCAACGCATTTATTACTGTTGCAGATGTAAGAGAAGTATCGGGAGAAGGATTTACAAAATAA
- a CDS encoding MBL fold metallo-hydrolase, translating into MREIETKIYYIYHSGFAIKTKNHFLIFDYYKEPVINDKAHKQTALLSSENIKDMKNVYVFSSHSHEDHFNSCILDWENYNSDIQYILSNDIKIDKNKSNYRFIKEGEEKLFKDVYVKAYGSTDIGISFLVKVDGVTIFHAGDLNWWHWKEDSSEERSEAEASFKTHIEKLKEEKSIDIAFFPVDPRLQEFYYIGGEYFAKEIRPKLLIPMHFGDEVAITKEFASIMRKINIKAVEINHPRQEIIYKKYF; encoded by the coding sequence ATGAGAGAAATAGAAACAAAAATATACTATATATACCATAGTGGGTTTGCCATTAAAACTAAAAATCATTTTTTAATATTTGATTACTATAAAGAACCTGTAATAAATGATAAAGCCCATAAGCAGACAGCATTGTTATCATCTGAAAATATTAAAGACATGAAAAATGTTTATGTGTTTTCATCACATAGTCACGAGGATCATTTTAATTCTTGTATTTTGGATTGGGAAAATTATAATAGTGATATACAATACATACTTAGTAATGATATAAAAATAGATAAAAATAAATCGAATTATAGATTTATAAAGGAAGGTGAAGAAAAATTATTTAAAGACGTTTATGTAAAAGCTTATGGTTCAACTGATATTGGAATATCTTTTTTAGTAAAAGTTGATGGGGTAACTATTTTTCATGCTGGAGATCTTAATTGGTGGCACTGGAAAGAGGACAGTTCAGAGGAGCGATCTGAAGCAGAGGCTTCATTTAAAACTCACATAGAGAAATTAAAAGAAGAAAAATCTATCGACATAGCTTTTTTTCCTGTAGATCCAAGACTTCAAGAGTTTTATTATATAGGCGGAGAATATTTTGCAAAAGAAATTAGGCCTAAACTACTTATACCTATGCATTTCGGAGATGAAGTAGCTATTACTAAAGAATTTGCTAGTATAATGAGAAAAATTAACATAAAAGCAGTTGAAATAAATCATCCTAGGCAAGAGATAATATACAAAAAATATTTTTAA